The following proteins are encoded in a genomic region of Nitratireductor sp. GISD-1A_MAKvit:
- the xylB gene encoding xylulokinase encodes MYLGIDLGTSSAKLLIVDEAERVQLSATRPIRTHYPRPDWSEQNPADWVDAVFDALAELAAEKPRLLADVRSIGFSGHMHACLLLDEADEPVRPAILWNDSRAAAIAGRLNADHPELADQLGVLPMAGFTGPKLAWIAENEPETFQRARRLSFPKDYLRFKLVGKHATDPSEAAGSWLFDERHRKWSKQAVEACGASRLAFPEVCESASIAGVLKADLASRWNMRDDVQVVVGAGDVAAGAAGVGAVSSRQGLISIGTSAQVLTSHTAYAPNTPHTVHSFCHVLEGVWFNMAAVLNGASALGAVARWTGHDERVGAMLQTVEAHYAGPCDVLALPYLAGERTPHNDAAARAAFVGMSAETRPHHLAQAMMEAIAFSLADGLDVLGGDGKSPASFALIGGGARSPFWAQMIANILGVVLETSDVSEMGPSLGAARLARCAFQTSISPEHFKPPVVRHRFVPDVRLHAAYQPRLEMFRSLYRALKPEFAKLASSGP; translated from the coding sequence ATGTATCTGGGTATCGATCTGGGAACCTCATCGGCAAAACTGCTGATCGTCGATGAGGCAGAACGCGTTCAGCTCTCTGCAACCCGGCCGATCCGGACACATTACCCGCGTCCGGACTGGTCGGAGCAAAATCCCGCCGACTGGGTGGACGCCGTGTTCGACGCGCTCGCCGAGCTTGCCGCCGAAAAACCCCGCCTTCTCGCCGACGTCAGATCGATTGGCTTCTCAGGCCATATGCACGCCTGCCTGCTGCTGGATGAGGCAGACGAACCGGTCCGTCCGGCGATCCTCTGGAACGATTCGCGCGCGGCAGCGATCGCCGGGCGCCTGAATGCGGATCATCCGGAACTGGCGGATCAGCTTGGTGTTCTTCCCATGGCTGGTTTCACGGGGCCGAAACTGGCCTGGATCGCGGAAAATGAGCCCGAAACATTTCAACGTGCAAGGCGGCTTTCGTTTCCCAAGGACTATCTTCGCTTCAAGCTTGTGGGGAAGCATGCGACCGACCCCTCCGAGGCCGCCGGTTCCTGGTTGTTCGATGAACGGCATCGAAAATGGTCAAAACAGGCTGTCGAGGCTTGCGGTGCGAGCCGGCTGGCATTCCCGGAAGTCTGTGAATCCGCTTCCATTGCGGGCGTCCTCAAGGCCGACCTGGCCTCGCGCTGGAACATGCGCGACGATGTTCAGGTGGTAGTTGGAGCCGGCGACGTTGCAGCGGGCGCGGCTGGTGTGGGCGCTGTCTCCTCCCGGCAGGGGTTGATCTCGATCGGAACCTCGGCGCAGGTGTTGACCAGCCACACGGCCTACGCTCCCAACACACCTCACACGGTTCATTCCTTTTGCCATGTGCTGGAAGGTGTCTGGTTCAATATGGCGGCAGTGTTGAACGGGGCAAGCGCCTTGGGAGCGGTTGCCCGCTGGACAGGCCATGACGAGCGTGTGGGCGCGATGCTCCAGACCGTTGAAGCACATTATGCCGGCCCGTGTGATGTGCTTGCCCTGCCATATCTTGCAGGTGAACGCACCCCTCACAACGACGCGGCAGCGCGAGCGGCCTTTGTTGGTATGTCTGCCGAGACCCGACCGCATCACCTGGCGCAAGCCATGATGGAGGCTATCGCATTCTCTCTGGCAGACGGGTTGGACGTGCTGGGTGGCGACGGGAAGTCACCGGCATCATTTGCCCTCATCGGGGGCGGTGCCCGATCGCCATTTTGGGCGCAGATGATCGCCAACATTCTTGGCGTCGTGCTGGAAACCAGCGATGTTTCGGAGATGGGGCCTTCATTGGGCGCTGCACGTCTGGCGCGTTGCGCTTTTCAGACGTCGATCTCTCCGGAGCATTTCAAACCGCCGGTGGTGCGACACAGGTTCGTCCCGGATGTCCGGTTGCATGCCGCCTATCAGCCACGGTTGGAAATGTTCAGATCCCTCTACCGTGCTTTAAAGCCCGAGTTTGCCAAACTTGCATCTTCAGGCCCCTGA